CACCGCGTTGGCGGTGGTGCCGCGAGGCTGCTTCACGGTGAGCAGCGGCGGCGCGTCCGCGACCACGCGAACGAGCAGCGTCTCCGAGCGCACCAGCGCCCCCGCGTGGTCCAGGGCCTCCACCCGCAGCGCCACGCTGGAGCCGGCGGTCCCCTGGCGGGGCGTGAAGGTCATCTCCCACAGGGGCACCGGGATGGCGGCGTGGTTTTCGGGGTGCTCCCGCACCTCCACGCGCGGCAGGTCCACCGCGCCCGCGAAGACGTCATCCAGGTAGTAGCGCACCACCTGGAAGTCCTCGGTGGACAGGGTGCCCGCCTTCCAGTCGCCGCTGGTGACGCGCAGCACCTGGGGCAGGCCCTGCACCAGCATGGCGCCGGGCGTGGGCAGCTCGATGACGACCGGCTGCCTGCTGGGCGCGGGGGTCCCCGCCACCGTCACGCTCTGCGTCGGGCCCACCACCCGTTGCCCCTTCGTATCCGTCACCGCCGCGGCCAGGGTGAGCGTGGCGCCACCGTAGGGGGGCGCCTGGATGCGCAGGGTGTAGGGGGCCTCCGTGTCCTTGCCGGCGGGCACGCCGTTGACCAGGAATTCAACGGACGCCACCCCGACGTCGTCGGTGGCCACGGCCGTGAGGTCGAACGCGGTGCCGGCCGTCACCGTGGAGGGAACCGCGAGGCGGACCGAGGGAGCACCGTCCTTCACTTCGACGTCGGCGAAGGCCTGGAACGACTCATGGGTCGCGAGGATGCGCGCCACGCCGGGGCGAACGCCGGTCACGCGTCCGTCGCGGTCCACCGTCGCGATGTCCGGCTTCGTGGACGTCCATTGCGTCCCCATCGCGCCCGAGGACAGGTCCACGTGCCGCGCGGGCGTTCCGGTGAGGGTGCCCTCCAGCCGCAGCGCCGTCGTTCCCCCCACCCGCTCGACCTGCGGGAGGGCGGGCAGCACGGCCACGCTGGCCAGGTCCGCGCCCGAGTCCACCAGCACCTCGGCGGTGGCGGTCAGTCCGCCAAATTGGGCGGTGAGTTGAGCGGTGCCGTCCGAGCGCGCCTGGACGCGGCCGTCGGAGGACACCACGAACACGGAAGGGTTGGACGATGCATAGGTGACGCCCTGGAGCGCGCCGCTCAAGTCCACGTCGCCCGCGAGCGAGAAGTGCCCCGTCACCCGCACGGCCGCGGTGGAGCCGTAGCCCCCGGACAGCAGCAGCGGCGAGGGGGTCACCGTCAGCGCGACGAGCGGATCAAAGGCCCGGCCGCTGGTGAACTCCACGGCGGAGCCATTCACCACCCGGCCATAGGGATCGTGCACGGCGATGTCCGCCACGACGACGCCATCCGCGGGGACCTTGACGTCGCCCAGCAGGGGGACGACGAACTCGATCTGGCCGGAGCCCTGGGCCCGGGGACGGCCCACCTGACGGCGCACGCTGGCGAACGCCACGGCCTCCGCGTCACTGAGGCTGCCGTGAACGCTGCGCAGCGCCTCCACGGAAGCGCCCACGAGCGTCAGCTCCGCATGGGACACCGGTCCCTGCGCGGTCACCACCACCACCAGTTGGGAGAGGTTCGCGCTGGCGTTCACCCGCACCGCACCGGCCGGAAGGACCGGTGGGGCGCTGGAGAGGTCGAAATGCGCGAGCTGGGGGTCCCCCGTCCCACCACTGGCCGGGGAGGCCTTGATGTCCACCACGGCATCGGGAGGGAGCGCGCGCCGCAGCGGCACCCGGACGTGGAAGGGCACGGCGCCGGCCAGGTCCTGCTCCACCACGACGTCCTGGACGTCCACGAGGACACCCTGGGTGGCGGACGTCGCCTTCACCGCCACGCTCAGCTGGGTGACGACCCCGGTGGTCGTGAACCCCAGGTCCAGGGCGCTCGTTCCGGGCCGCAGCGGCATCAGCGGGAACACGGCGTCCACGCGCGTCTGCGCCTGGGCGTTTCCCGCGACGATGAGCCCGGTCACCAACGCCAGGAGCGTCAGGCACCGCTTCATGTTTTCAAGGAGCACCGCTCCCCCTCATTCCAACGAAGACTGCTCGACCCGGGCCGCATGCCTGAAGGCAAGGCCCCGCCACCCACCACGCCCCATCAAGGCTTCACGTCCGGCTTCCCCGCCGGGGATCCGGTCCCGTCCGGCAACTGGACGGAGGACGCGGCCCGAAGCCGCGTCAAAAGCTGCTCGAACACGCGCCGCTGGGCCCCCGGCGCCATCTGCCCGGCCACCGCTTCGCGCACCTCCTCGAAGGGCGGCACGCGCGCGGGACGGCGCTCCTGCAACACCAGCACCCCGACGCCCGTCGCGTCCTGCACCACCGCGGAGACGGCCCCAGGGCGGGTCAGTGCCAACGCGGCCTTCTCGAGCTCCGCGTTCCCGAACTCGCCGCGCGCCAGCAGTCCCCACTCCCCGCCTCGGGCACGCTCCGGGCCATCCCCCGCGGCCGCGACCTTCGCCACCGGCTCGCCCGCGAGCAGCCGTTTTCGCAGGGACTCGGCGCGCTGGCGGGCCTGCTCCCAGACCGGACGCCCGCTTCCCGAAGGCACCATCACCCACGCCCGGGCCAACCGCAGGCGCTCGGGCTGGGCGAAGCGTTCGAGGTGACCCTCATAGAAGGCCCGCGCCTCCGCCTCCGTGGGGGCGGTGGCCGCCTTCTCTTCCTGGGCAAGGAGCGCCTGGATGCTCAGCCGCTCTTCCAGCTCCCGCACCTGACGGCGGATCTCCTCGTCCTGCGGAATGCCCCGGCGGGCGGCTTCCTGAAACAGCAATCGCTTATCAACCAGGGAACGAATGAATTCCTGACGTCCCGGACCTGTCTCGAAGCGCTCACGAAGGTTGGGAGGGAGCCGCTGGCTCTCGCGCAGCAGTTCGTCCTCGGTCACCACGCCGCCATCGAAGCGCGCCACGACGGGGGCCGTGCCGGCGGAGAGGGCGGGTTCGGTGCCTGCCCGGCCGCACGCCAGGGACAGGAGCAGCGAAGAAATTGACAGCCAAACTCCAGAGCCCCGCTGATGTCCCATGCCGTCCGATGTCCGCTTGCCCGAGGCGACTGGAAATACTCCAGTTCGACCATTGATCACAAGCAGCTGTAGGATAACGGACAGAATGACATTCAATGGCGCGGGCATCGCGTCCGGGGGCCGCTGGACCGTGGAGATTCCGATGGGCTGGAAGTTCAGGTGGATGGGACTGGCAGTGCTGGGGCTGTCCCTGGGAGTGAGTGGTTGCGGCAAGGAGAAGTCCGCTTCGACCCCGGCAGTGACGGGTCCTGTCGTGGCCAGCGTGGGGGAGACAAAAATCACCCAGGCGGAGCTGGAGGCGAAGCTGGCGGAGCAGCCTGCTTTTGTCCGGGCGCGCTACGGAACACCGGAAAAGAAGAAAGAGTTCCTAGACAACCTGGTTCGCTTTGAATTGCTGGTCCAGGAAGCGAAGCGTCGCGGGTTGGAATCGGACCCCGAGGTCCGCGCGATGCTTGAGAAGGTGATGGTGCAGCAGTTGGTGAAATCCCAGACGGAGTCCGCGGAGGCCGCGGTGAGCGACGCGGAGGCCAAAGCCTTCTACGACGCCAACCTTACGGAGTTCGTGAAGCCGGAGCGCGTGCGCATCAGCCAGCTCCTGTTGAAGGCGCCCCGGGGCACACCGGAGCGGCAGAAGGCGCTGACGCAGGCGGTGAAGCTGGCGACGGACGTGCGGAAGGAAGGGGATGTTCCTCGCGCGTTCGACACGGCGGTGCGTGCGCACTCCCAGGACACGGCGACCCAGGCCCAGGGAGGAGATCTGGGCTTCCACACGCGAGAGGAGTTGACGGCCCTGGGCGGTGAGGCGCTCGCGGAAGCCGCATGGAACCTGAAGACGGTGGGCCAGCTGTCCACGCCCATTGAAAGCGATACGGGCGTCCATCTCCTGATGTTGCAGGCACGTCAGGTGGGGCATGAGCAGACGTTCGAACAGGCAAAGCCTCGCATCGCGCAGCGCCTGGGAGCGGAGCGTCGGTCGAAGGCGCTGGAAACCCTGGTCGAGAAGCTGCGGACCCAGACGAAGGTGGAGGTGGACGAGGACGTCCTCGCGAAGGTGAACCCGGAGGCAGGCGTGAAGCCCGCGCCCGGCCCGGGTCAGGCCGGAGCAGCGCCGCGATAGACAACCGGCGGCTGTCTCTCTTGAGATGCCTGATGACGCACGGTCCTCCATCGGGGGCTTCAATGCCGAACTGGCATTGAGCACCCCGGTGAGAACATGGTCGACGGCAGCTCCGTATTCCGCTCCCCCAGGGACAGCGTCAGGACATCCATCCACCCGTCGAGAACACCCGGTTCACCGCTCGAGCCCGCGATAGCGCCAACGGAACGTGTTCGCGAGGAACCGATGAACCTCGTGCTCGTCCCCATCAGGTTCCGCTGCGATGCCTGAGGGTCTCCATGGCACTGGAGCAATCAAAAGACCCGGTCCACTGGCCTTCCACGAAGTGGAACTCATGCACCACGCTGAACATCCAGATGGGCCACAATCTCTCCACCCGCGTCGCCAACATCTGTCCTCCAGAGGGCTCAATCCGAGCCCATCCGAAGGTGCGCGTCACCAATCGATAGGAGGCCCGTCGCCATACGCCTCCCGTATCCTGGCGATCAAAACGAAGGACGGGTCATCCGGTGAGGCGCGCCAGTCCGTCTTCAGTTGCCCTGAGTGGCTCCAGCGCCGCTCCACCACACAGACGCCGTGGAGGTAGACACAGTCCTCAATCATCGTGCCGTCGGCGAGCCAAGAACGGTCTTGAGTCGCATCGGGCACTGGCGCGCCGGTGCTCAGGCCCGCGCGGTGTCATCGTACGACACGCGCAGGCCTTCGTGCGTCACCGTGATGAACGGGCGCCCCATCCAGCCGCAGTGCCTGCAGACCGCGTTCGGACCGGTCGCCGTCACGCGCACCGGCAGGTCCGACTCGCACACAGGGCAGCCCTCGGGGAGGGTGTACTCTCGGGTCTGGGAGTGGACTTCGGTCATGTCTTCAGGGGTAACGCAGCCTCCAGACTCCGCAAGGCGGTGACCTGCTACGCCTTCCCTGAAACATGCAACGCAGGCCTGTCCGTCTGGCTTTCCGCCACACCGAAGGCCCGTCTGCCTGCCTACCCACGAGCGCTCGATTTCCGGATGATCGTTGAACGATGAACGGTTGCGCCCCGGTCCCGAATGTCTCGGGCCGGAGGATTCATGGACCGGACGAAGTCTCTTTCGCTCGCTGCCCTGGCTGCCCTTTTCGTGGGGGGCTTCGCCTCGGGTGACGCGCTCGCCCTGCCGCGTGATCCCTACCTTCAGAAGGTGGGCCCCGACACCGCCACCGTGGCGTTCCGGCTGTCGTCGAACTGCTCCAGCGCCCAGGTGCGCTACGGCGTGGGCGGCACCAGCCAGACGGCGAAGTCCTCGGCCACCTCGAAAATCCACGCCGTGGTCCTCACCGGCCTGTCTCCCGCCACCTCCTATACGTACTCCGTGGACGCGTGCGGTGAGACGACCCCCGCGAAGTCGTTCAGCACCGCCCCCGTGCCCGGCACGCGGCGCGTGCACTTCGCCGCGGTGGGCGACTTCGGCACCGGTGGCAGCGATCAGAAGAAGGTCGCCGCGTCCATGCTCACCAACAAGCCGGAGCTCTTCGTCGCCCTGGGCGACAACGCCTACGCGTCCGGCACCGAGTCCGAGTTCCAGAACAACCTCTTCACCCCCATGGCCGCCCTGCTCGCGCAGGTGCCCATGTTCGCCACGCCTGGCAATCACGAGTACGTGACCAACGAGGCCCAGCCCTACCTGGACAACCTCTACCTGCCCACCAACAACGCGGAGGGCTCGGAGCGCTACTACTCGTTCGACTGGGGGCACGTGCACTTCGTGTCCATCGACTCGAACTGCGCCGTGGGTCTGGCGTCCGCGAGCAAGTGCACGCTCGCCGCGCAGAAGGCGTTCGTGGAGAAGGACCTGGCCGCCACCACGCAGCCGTGGAAGGTCGTCTTCTTCCACCACCCGTCCTGGTCCAGTGGCGAGCACGGCTCGCAGCTCACCATGCGCCGCCAGTTCGGCCCCCTGTTCGAGAAGTACGGCGTGGACCTGGTGCTCACCGGTCATGACCACGACTACGAGCGCAGCAAGCCCATGCTCGGTGACGCCGAGGCCGGCAAGAACGACACGGGCATCCCCTATCTCGTCGTCGGCGGTGGCGGCGCCACCCTGCGCGAGTTCGCCACGTCGCGCCCCTCCTGGAGCGTCATCCGCGATGACGCGGCCCACGGCTTCCTCGACGTGGACGTCGTCGAGGGCAACCTCACCGCGAAGCTCGTGAAGACGGACGGCGGCGTCCTGGACTCGTTCACCCTCTCCAAGACGCTGCCCGCGCAGCCGGAGCAGCCCCAGGGCACGCTGAACGTCGCCGTGGACAGCGCCAGCGGTGCCGCGCCCCTCACGGCCTCTTTCACCGCGACGGCCTCCCAGTCCGGCGCCACCGTCACCTGGGACTTCGGCGACGGCGGCACCGCCGAAGGCACCCAGGTCCAGCACGTCTTCGCCCGGGCCGGCACCTACACCGTGACGGCCACGGCCACCGTCCAGGGCGCCGCCCCGCTGACGGCCACCACCGTGGTCACCGTGACGTCCAACGGAACCACCGACCCCGGCACCGGCACCGGCACGGGTGAGGACCCAGGCACCACGCCGTCCGACCCCGACCCCCGCCCCGAGGTTCCGGGCACGCCCACGACGCCGGGCGTCACGCCGGGGGATGACTCGAACGGAGGCGGTGGCTGTGCCGCCGGCCCGTCCGCCGCCCTGATTCCCGCCGCGGCGGCCCTGGTCGCCGGACTCGTGCGCCGCCGGCGCCGCAACCGCTGAGCCCTCCAGAGGCGCCCCCGACAAACCTGTCCGACTGTCGGACAGGTTTTTCCCCTCCGAGGACGGAGGCGGAGGGGCCTCGGAGGCCCGGGCCCGGAAAGCCCCAAAGTGGCTCCCAGACGCCTCCGGCCGGCCCCTCCAGGGCCTTCCGGGGGCGTCTTTTGCGTTCCCTGCTTGTCAACGCCACCCGGGGATGCAAAGGCCTCCTGCGACATGGCCACGACTCGCAAGCCTGGACCTTCCCGCGGTGGCGCCCCCAAGTCTGGCGGGCCCCGTACGTCCCGCCCTGGCGCGCCGAAGAAGCGCAAGGACGCCGGTGGACGCGCCGACAAACCGAAGATGAGCCGCGCCCAGCATGAACGCGCGCGCCCCAACCCCAACCGCCCCCTGCGCGAGGACCTGGTCCTCCAGGCGTGTCTGGAGGCCTACGGCGGCGTGCGCCGCGAGGGCCGCCTGTCCGACCGCGCCCTGGAGTTCGTGCTGCGCCGCAAGACGGTCCTGTACTCCACCGAGCGCCGCGCCGTGGCCGAGCGCGTCTACGCCCTGCTGCGCCGCCAGCGCACCGTGGACTTCCTCCTGGAGAGGTCGCACCGGAAGTTCGACGCGCTGGACGCCACACGCCAGGACGTCATGCGGCTCGCCGCGTCCCGCATCCTCCACGGCGAGGACCCCACCTACGTCGCGCGCTCCAGCGGCCTCACCGGCCCGGACGTGTCCGTGCTCGACCGCCTGCCGGACGCCGCCGCGGAGCTGGACGCCCTGCCGGAGGCGAAGCGCTTCCCCATCGCCGCGTCGCTGCCGGACTTCCTCGCGGACCGCTTCCGCGCCGTCTTCGGCAAGGACGCCGCGAAGGCCGCCGAGGCCATGAACGAGCGCGCCCCGCTCATCGTCCGCGCCAACACGCTCAAGGGCGACCGCGCCCAGCTCCAGGAGCGCCTGGCCGCGGAGGACGTGGAGTCCACCAAGCCCACGACCCTGTCCCCCTTGGGCCTGGTCATGGAGACGCGGCTCAACCTCTTCTCCCTCCAGGACTTCAAGGACGGCGGGTTCGAGATCCAGGACGAGGGCAGTCAGCTCCTGGGCATGCTCGTGGACGCGCCGCCCACCCGCGTGGTGGACGCGTGCGCGGGCGCGGGTGGCAAGACGTTGCAGCTGGCCGCGCAGATGAAGAACCGCGGCGACCTGCACGCGCTGGACGTGGACGAGGGCCGCATGGAGGACCTGCGCAAGCGCGCGCGCCGCGCGGGCGTGCACAACGTGCGCACGCAGCTCATCCCGCATGAGGGCCCGGACGCGGACGCCGCGCTCACGCCGCTCAAGGGCCTGGCGGACCGCGTGCTGGTGGACGCGCCGTGCAGCGGCACCGGCACCTTCCGCCGCAAGCCGGACGCGCGATACCGCCTCTCGCCGGAGGACCTGGAGATGCACGTGGGCCGGCAGAAGGCCCTGCTCGCGCGCTTCGCCATGCTGGTGAAGCCCGGCGGCCGGCTCATCTACGGCACGTGCAGCGTGCTGCGCGAGGAGAACGAGGACGTGGTGGAGGACTTCCTGTCCAAGCACCCCGACTTCAGCGTGCGCCCCGTGGCGGAGGTGCTGGGCGCGGAGCTGGGCGCGAAGCTCGGCCCCGGTCCCTTCCTCCGGCTGGCTCCGCACACCCACGGCACCGACGGCTTCTTCGGCGCCGTGCTCGTCAAGGCGAAGTAACCCCGCGGTCCCCCCAGGAAGAAAGGCCCACCGTCCATGCCGCTCGCCGTCCACTACCGCGTCGCCATGCCCCGTCCGCATGCGCACCTGTTCGAGGTGGAGGCGAGCTTCCCCGCCGGTCCCGACGCGCTGGACGCGGTGATGCCGGTGTGGACACCGGGCAGCTACCTGGTGCGCGAGTACGCCCGCCAGGTACAGGACGTCACCGCGCAGGGTCCGGAGGGCCAGCCCCTGCCGGTGCGCCGCGTGGACAAGCGCACCTGGCGCGTGGACGCGAAGGGGCAGGCCGTCACCCTGCGCTACCGCGTCTACGCGAACGAGCTGTCCGTGCGCACCAGCCACCTGGACGGCAGCCACGCCTACTTCAACGGCGCCACCGTGTTCCTCTACACGGAGGCCACGCGCGCCCTGCCCCACCACGTCACCGTGGACGCGCCGCAGGGCTGGCGCACGTTCTGCGCGCTGGACTCGGAAGGGGCCACCTTCCTCGCGCCGGACTACGACACGCTCGTGGACAGCCCCTTCGAGGTGGGCCCGCACACGCCGCTGACCTTCACCGTCGCGGGCGTGCCGCATGAGGTGGTGGTGTGGGGCGACAGCGTGCCGGACGCGGACCGGCTGTGCGCGGACATGCAGCGCATCTGCGAGGCCCAGGCGCGCATGTACGAAGGCCTGCCGCTCAAGCGCTACCTGTTCCTCGTCTACCTCACCGAAAGGGGCCGCGGCGGGCTGGAGCACCAGGCCTCCACCGCGCTGCTCTTCCCGCGCATGGGCCTGTCCTCGCTCCGGGGCTGGGAGGACTTCCTCACGCTGGTGGCGCACGAGTACTTCCACCTGTGGAACATCAAGCGGGTGAAGCCGCGCGCGCTGGTGCCGTTCGACTACTCGCAGGAGAACTACACCTCGCTGCTGTGGGCCTTCGAGGGTGGCACCGCCTACTACGACAACCTCTTCGTGCGCCGCGCGGGCCTGATGTCCCCCACGCGCTACCTGGCCCGGCTGGGGGAGACGTTCTCCCTGCTGCACTCCACCCCGGGCCGCCGCGTGCAGACGCTCACGGAGGCGTCGCTCGTCAGTTGGGTGAAGCACTACCGCCCGGACGAGCACTCCACCAACAGCGCCGTCTCCTACTACCTCAAGGGCGAGGTGGTGTGCGCGCTGCTGGACCTGGAGGTGCGCCGCGCCACCGGCGACGCGAAGTGCCTGGATGACGTCATGCGGTTGCTGTGGCAACGCCATGGCGACGGCTCCGGCGTCCCGGAGGACGGCGTGGAGCAGGCCGCGAGCGAGGTGGCGGGCGTGGACCTGACGCCCTTCTTCGACCGGGCGGTGCGCTCCACGGAGGACCTGGACTACGGCGTCTTCGCGCACGTGGGGCTGGAGGTGTCCTTCCGCGTGCGGGAAGCCCCCAACGACAAGGGCGGCACGCCGCCGCGCCTCAAGGGCGAGCCCAGGCCCAGGGGCTGGCTGGGCGTCACCGTGCGCGGCTCCTCGACGCTGTCCACCGTCCCGGAGGGCACGCCCGCGCTGGAGGCGGGCCTGTATCCGGAGGACGACGTGGTGGCGCTGGACGGCTGGCGCGTGGACGGCGCGGGGCTCATCGCCCGCTGCGAGGACAAGCGCCCCGGCGACACCGTGCGGGTGACGCTGTTCCGCCGCGACCGCCTACTGGAGGTGCCCGTCGTCCTGGGCCAGAAGCCCGCGGACGCCGCGTGGCTGCAGCGCGTGGAGCGCCCCACGGACGCGCAGAAGGCCGCGTTCCAGGCGTGGCTGGGCTCCCCCTGGGACGAGACTCCCGGCCCGGCGTAGGCTTCGGGGCCGCATGGCCCCTTCCCTCCCTACCCCTCCCTCCTGCGCGGGACACCCGGACGCCGCCGCCGGCTGGCGCTGCGAGCACTGCG
The sequence above is drawn from the Corallococcus sp. NCRR genome and encodes:
- a CDS encoding M61 family metallopeptidase, producing MPLAVHYRVAMPRPHAHLFEVEASFPAGPDALDAVMPVWTPGSYLVREYARQVQDVTAQGPEGQPLPVRRVDKRTWRVDAKGQAVTLRYRVYANELSVRTSHLDGSHAYFNGATVFLYTEATRALPHHVTVDAPQGWRTFCALDSEGATFLAPDYDTLVDSPFEVGPHTPLTFTVAGVPHEVVVWGDSVPDADRLCADMQRICEAQARMYEGLPLKRYLFLVYLTERGRGGLEHQASTALLFPRMGLSSLRGWEDFLTLVAHEYFHLWNIKRVKPRALVPFDYSQENYTSLLWAFEGGTAYYDNLFVRRAGLMSPTRYLARLGETFSLLHSTPGRRVQTLTEASLVSWVKHYRPDEHSTNSAVSYYLKGEVVCALLDLEVRRATGDAKCLDDVMRLLWQRHGDGSGVPEDGVEQAASEVAGVDLTPFFDRAVRSTEDLDYGVFAHVGLEVSFRVREAPNDKGGTPPRLKGEPRPRGWLGVTVRGSSTLSTVPEGTPALEAGLYPEDDVVALDGWRVDGAGLIARCEDKRPGDTVRVTLFRRDRLLEVPVVLGQKPADAAWLQRVERPTDAQKAAFQAWLGSPWDETPGPA
- a CDS encoding peptidylprolyl isomerase, translating into MGHQRGSGVWLSISSLLLSLACGRAGTEPALSAGTAPVVARFDGGVVTEDELLRESQRLPPNLRERFETGPGRQEFIRSLVDKRLLFQEAARRGIPQDEEIRRQVRELEERLSIQALLAQEEKAATAPTEAEARAFYEGHLERFAQPERLRLARAWVMVPSGSGRPVWEQARQRAESLRKRLLAGEPVAKVAAAGDGPERARGGEWGLLARGEFGNAELEKAALALTRPGAVSAVVQDATGVGVLVLQERRPARVPPFEEVREAVAGQMAPGAQRRVFEQLLTRLRAASSVQLPDGTGSPAGKPDVKP
- a CDS encoding metallophosphoesterase: MDRTKSLSLAALAALFVGGFASGDALALPRDPYLQKVGPDTATVAFRLSSNCSSAQVRYGVGGTSQTAKSSATSKIHAVVLTGLSPATSYTYSVDACGETTPAKSFSTAPVPGTRRVHFAAVGDFGTGGSDQKKVAASMLTNKPELFVALGDNAYASGTESEFQNNLFTPMAALLAQVPMFATPGNHEYVTNEAQPYLDNLYLPTNNAEGSERYYSFDWGHVHFVSIDSNCAVGLASASKCTLAAQKAFVEKDLAATTQPWKVVFFHHPSWSSGEHGSQLTMRRQFGPLFEKYGVDLVLTGHDHDYERSKPMLGDAEAGKNDTGIPYLVVGGGGATLREFATSRPSWSVIRDDAAHGFLDVDVVEGNLTAKLVKTDGGVLDSFTLSKTLPAQPEQPQGTLNVAVDSASGAAPLTASFTATASQSGATVTWDFGDGGTAEGTQVQHVFARAGTYTVTATATVQGAAPLTATTVVTVTSNGTTDPGTGTGTGEDPGTTPSDPDPRPEVPGTPTTPGVTPGDDSNGGGGCAAGPSAALIPAAAALVAGLVRRRRRNR
- a CDS encoding peptidylprolyl isomerase, producing MTFNGAGIASGGRWTVEIPMGWKFRWMGLAVLGLSLGVSGCGKEKSASTPAVTGPVVASVGETKITQAELEAKLAEQPAFVRARYGTPEKKKEFLDNLVRFELLVQEAKRRGLESDPEVRAMLEKVMVQQLVKSQTESAEAAVSDAEAKAFYDANLTEFVKPERVRISQLLLKAPRGTPERQKALTQAVKLATDVRKEGDVPRAFDTAVRAHSQDTATQAQGGDLGFHTREELTALGGEALAEAAWNLKTVGQLSTPIESDTGVHLLMLQARQVGHEQTFEQAKPRIAQRLGAERRSKALETLVEKLRTQTKVEVDEDVLAKVNPEAGVKPAPGPGQAGAAPR
- a CDS encoding RsmB/NOP family class I SAM-dependent RNA methyltransferase; the protein is MSRAQHERARPNPNRPLREDLVLQACLEAYGGVRREGRLSDRALEFVLRRKTVLYSTERRAVAERVYALLRRQRTVDFLLERSHRKFDALDATRQDVMRLAASRILHGEDPTYVARSSGLTGPDVSVLDRLPDAAAELDALPEAKRFPIAASLPDFLADRFRAVFGKDAAKAAEAMNERAPLIVRANTLKGDRAQLQERLAAEDVESTKPTTLSPLGLVMETRLNLFSLQDFKDGGFEIQDEGSQLLGMLVDAPPTRVVDACAGAGGKTLQLAAQMKNRGDLHALDVDEGRMEDLRKRARRAGVHNVRTQLIPHEGPDADAALTPLKGLADRVLVDAPCSGTGTFRRKPDARYRLSPEDLEMHVGRQKALLARFAMLVKPGGRLIYGTCSVLREENEDVVEDFLSKHPDFSVRPVAEVLGAELGAKLGPGPFLRLAPHTHGTDGFFGAVLVKAK